CTCACCGGCGCGGGCAGCGACCCGCAGACCGCGCAGGGCCAGGCCCCACAGGGGCTCGGGTTCTGGAACCCCGAGGTGTTCGCGCTCGTTACGATCGGCACGCTCGCGGTCACGTCGCTCAGCTCGCTCTACAAGATCTCGGCGCTCAAGAGCGGCGGCGGCGGGATGGTCGCGTCCTCGCTGGGTGGAGTGCCGGTCGACCCGGACACGCGCGACCCCCAGGCCCGCAAGCTGCTCAACGTCGTCGAGGAGATGGCGATTGCGTCGGGTATCCCGGTCCCGCCGGTGTACCTGCTCGAACAGGAGCGCGGGATCAACGCGTTCGCGGCCGGGTACAAGCCCGACGATGCCGTGATCGGCGTGACGCGCGGCGCGGTCGAGCAGCTTACGCGCGACGAGTTGCAGGGCGTCATCGCCCACGAGTTCAGTCACATCCTTAACGGCGATATGCGGCTGAATATCCGCCTCATGGGCATCATCTTCGGCATCCTCGTGCTCGGCGTGCTCGGCCGGCTGGCGATGCGCGCCGCGTTCTATTCCAGCGTCGGGCGCAGCAAGAAGAACGGCCAGGCCACGATCGTCATCATCGTCGTCGGCATCCTGCTCATCATCATCGGCGCGATCGGCGTGTTCTTCGGCAAGCTGATCAAGGCAGCCGTCTCGCGCCAGCGCGAATTCCTCGCGGACGCCTCGGCGGTGCAGTTCACCCGTAACCCCGACGGCATCGGCAGCGCGCTCAAGACCCTGGCGGCCCACAGCTACGGCGCACACATCGAAAACCCTCACGCGGAAGAGTCGGCGCATATGTTCTTCGGCTCGGCCGTGAGCAGTTGGCTGGGCGGCGCGATGGCAACCCACCCGCCGCTGCCCGACCGGATCAAGCGCGTCGACCCGTCGTGGGACGGCACGCTGCCCGACCTCAGCAAGAAGCGCCTGCGCCAGCAGTCCAAGCAAGATAAACGCAAGGCGGGCCAGTCGGCCGACGGGATCGACCTGATCCCCGGGACCGACGGCATCCCGGGGATGCCGGGCGGCATGCTGGGCACGGTGGTGACCGGGGCCGTCATCGCCGACGCCGCAGGCGCGTCAGGCCAGCGGCCGCCCAGCGCCGGCGCGCCAGCCGAGGGCGCCGCGCTCGACAGCGTCGGCCAGCTCGACGATGCGCACATCGCCTACGCACGCGAACTCATCGCAAGCATCCCGGGCCCCCTGCGTGAGGCCGCGCGTCAGCCCTACGGCGCACGCGCCGTGGTGTTTGTCGTGCTGCTCGACGGCGAAGAGGCGGTCCGAAACAAGCAGTTTGCGCACCTCGAGCAGCACGCCGAGGGCACGATCGCCGATCTGACGCGCAGCTTGTCGGCCGCGGCGCAGCAGCTCCCGCGCGAGGCGCGCCTGTCGCTGGTCGATCTGTGCGTGCCTGCCCTGCAGCAGATGTCGCCCAAGCAGTACGAGGTGTTCAAGCGGAACCTCGACGCGATGATCGAGGCGGACGAGCGCGTCGATCTGTTTGAGTGGACGCTGCGTCGTCTGCTGACGCGGCATCTTGAGGCGCACCTGTTTCGGCCCAGCGACCCGAAGGTCCACTACTACGCGATCAAGCCCGTGGCCGAGCACTGCGCGGTGCTGCTCTCGACCCTCGCGCGGGTGGGGAGCAAGGACGAGGACGAGGTCTGTGAGGCCTACACCGCCGGGGCGGGTGTGCTCGGGCTGGAGGGGATCGACCTGATGCCCCGCGATTGTTGCCGGCTCAGCTCGGTGGCGAGTGGGTTCGATGAGCTTACGAAACTCAGTCCGCGCGAGAAGAAGAAGCTGCTGCGCAGCTGTGCGGTGGTCATCGCGGCGGACGGCAAAATCACCGTCTCCGAGGGGGAATTGATGCGGGCGGTGGCCGATTCGCTGGATTGCCCGATGCCGCCGCTGCTTCCGGGCCAGAAGCTGATTTAGTGCAAGATACTAATGTATAAGGTTTTACGACGCGTCTTGGTTGCGGTACCGATATTCGTGGAAAATTGTGATAAGTTTTGACAACTTGTGAAATCAACGCTACTCTTCTCCCGATAGAAGTGCCACGCACGTTGAGTCACCATGCCGCCCAGCACCATCCAGCGCGACCACATCGAGCAGCTCGTCCGCGAGGCCCTGCGCAGCCGGCTTGGCGCGGGCGATGCGGGTGCGTCGCAGCAGGCACCCGCTTCCGGCGGCGGGCCTAACCCGCTGGTTGTGAATGTCTCGGCCCGGCATGTCCACGTCACGCAAGCCGACCTCGAAGCGCTCTTCGGCCCCGGCGCGCAGCTCACCAAACTCAAAGACCTCTACCAAGATGGCGAGTTCGCAAGCGAACAGCAAGTCAACCTCATCGGCCCGCGTAACCGGATGATCCCCGGCATCCGGATCCTCGGCCCGACCCGCAACTACACGCAGGTCGAGCTCTCCTACACCGACGGCATCTACATGGGCATCGACCTCCCGCTCCGCATCAGCGGCAACCACGAAGGTACGCCCGGCGGTGTCCTCGTCGGGCCGCACGGCTCGGTCACGCTACGCCAGGGCGTCATCCGCGCCGAGCGTCATGTCCACATGGGCCCGGCCGACCTCGCGCACTTCGGCGTGAAGGACGGCGACCAGATGAAGCTCAGAATCGAAGGGCCCTGCGGCGTGACGCTCGATAAGCTGCGCGTCCGCGAGCACCCGAAGGTCAAACTCGAAATCCACATCGATACGGACGAAGGCAACGCGTGCCACCTGTCGTCGGCCACGCACATGGAACTGATTAAGTAACCGCGACTCAACACCGAAACCAAACCCCCGCTAAGCCGCAAGCGGCTGCGCAAGGAGACCCACGATGAAACAGGCACTCGGCATGATCGAAACCAAAGGCGTCGTCGCGATGATCGAGGCGTGCGACGCGATGCTCAAGACCGCGAGCGTCGAGATGCTCGGCTGGGACAAGGCCGGCGCGGGGCTTGTCACCGCGTTCGTCGGCGGGGATGTCGCGGCGGTCAAGGCCGCGATCGACGCCGGCGCGGACGCCGGTGGCCGCGTCGGCCAGGTCGTCAGCGTCCAGGTCATCCCGCGTCCCCACGAAGACGTCGCCGGTATGTTGCCCAAGCCGAAAAAGACCGGCTGATCCCTACCCATTGAAACACCCCACTTTGCCGTAGGAATCACGGCAGGAGCTTCCCCATGAGCGCAATCGGAATGATCGAAACACGCGGGCACGTCGGCGTCGTCGAGGCGACCGACGCGATGCTCAAGGCCGCCAGCGTCGAGCTGGTCCGTACCATCCCCATCGGCGGCGGACTGATCACCGTCGTCGTCAAGGGCGATGTCGGCAGCGTCAAGGCCGCGATCGATGCGGGCGCAGAAGCCGCGGGCCGCGTCGGCGAACTCGTCGCCGCACACCTGATCCCCCGCCCCCACGAATCCCTCCTCGCCACCTTCAGCTAACGCACAAGACCGCACCGTGTCCGCGCACCGGCGCGGCCTGGTTGCTTCAGCAACCAGGCATCCGCGTTTGTCCAAACCCACCCGCTCAAGCCATGCTTATCTTCGTCGCCAACCTGGGCTCCACCAGCTTCAAGTACAAGCTCTACGACATGCCGTCGCAGCGCGTGCTGGCGAGTGGTGCGTCCGACCGCATCGGCGAAGCAAGCGGCGCGTGGTCGGTGTCGGGCCAGGGCGTTGACGACAGCGGTGAAGCCGAGCAGCGCGACCACAAGGCGTCGATCGAGCTGCACCTGGCCAAGCTCGTCGGCCACGGCGTGATCGACGCGCCCGAGTCCATCGACGCGATCGGGTTCAAGGCCGTGCACGGCGGCCCGATCAGCGGCGCGGTGCGCGTCAACGACACCGTGCTCGACACGATGCGATCGCTTTACCCGCTCGCCCCGGCGCACAACCCGCCGTACGTCGAGGCGATGCTGAGCTTCCGCGAAGCGCTCCCGGGGGCCGAGCAGGTTGCGGCGTTCGAGACCGGTTTCCACGCCGACATCCCGCTCGCCCGGCAGGTCTACGGCGTGCCCTACGCCTGGTACAACAAACACGGCGTCCGCCGCTACGGCTTCCACGGCGCGAGCAACGCCTACGTCGCCGGGCGCGTGGCCGAGCTCGCGCCCGCCTGCAAGCGCATCATCAACCTCCACCTTGGCGGGTCGTGCAGTGTCTGCGCGATTCAAGACGGCAAGAGCGTCGCCCACTCGATGGGCGCGACCCCGCAGACCGGCGTGTTCCACGCGAACCGCGCCGGTGAGTTCGACCCCTTCGCCGTGCTCGCGCTGCGCGACGCGGGGCTCGATGACGACGCGATCTACAAGGGGCTGGGCAAGCAGGGCGGGCTCCTCGGCATCTCCGGCGTCGGGGCCGATCTCCGCGACATCCGCGCCGCGGCCGAGCAAGGCAGTACCCGCGCGCAGCTCGCGATCGATGCGTTTGTCGAAAGCTGCCGGCACTACTTGGGCGCATACCTCGCGGTGCTCGGCGGCGTCGATGCTGTCACCTTCACCGCCGGCATCGGGCAGTACGAACCCACGATACGCGCCGCGATCTGCGCCAACCTCGACTTCGCCGGCATCGCGCTCGACCCGCAACGCAACGCCGACGCCACCGGCAAAACCGATCAACGCCTCGACGACCCCGCCAGCGATGGCGCACAAGTCTGGGTCGTCCCCACCAACGAAGAACTCGTCGTCGCCCGCCAGACCGCGGACGTCCTGAACCAAGTCACCGTCTAGCCCGGCGAATACCGCCGCGCACCCCTGGAGCAACACCATGGCCATCCAAGCCCTCGGACTGATCGAAACCAAAGGCATCGTCGCCGCCGTCGTCGCGACCGACGCCGCGCTCAAGGCCGCGGATGTCAAGTACGTCAAGCAGGACAAGGTCGGCAGCGGCTTCGTCGCCGTCACCCTGTCGGGCGATGTCGCCTCGGTCCAGGCCGCCGTCGACGCCGGCGCGAACGCCGCGGGCCAGGTCGGCGAAGTCGTCAGCGTCCACGTCATCCCCCGCCCGCAGGAAGGCGTCGCGTCGGTCTGATCCAAGGCCTTGTGGCTTCAGCCACAAGGAGCCCCACCGTTGTTTGTCTTAACCAAGGACCCCCGCCATGTTCATCGGACGCGTCCAGGGCCACATCGTCAGCAGCGCCAAAGACGAACAGATCGTCGGCCACAAGCTGCTCATGATCGAGCCCTTGAAGATCGGCTACTCGGCCCCCGGAAACGAGGGCACTGCGTCTGGCTTCGAGCCGACCGGCCGGGCCATCGTCGCGCTCGACAAGGTCGGCGCGGGCGAGGGCCAGCTCGTCCTCATCACCCAGGGCTCGAGCGCTCGTATGGCGAAGGGCTGCGGCGATGCGCCGATCGACGCCGTCGTCGTCGGCATCGTGGATTCCGCCGTCGCCGACGGCAAGCAGCTCGCCTGAATTTTGTAACGAGAGACCCATGAGCGCTACCGATACAAAACTGATCCACGACGTCGTCACCGAGGTGCTCTCGCGACTCAACGCGGGCGGCGCACCGGCCGCGACCAAGCCCGCGACATCGTTCGGCAGCGGCGCGTCCGGCACCGACGGCATCTTCGCCGACGTCGACCAGGCCGTGCAGGCGGCCAGCGATGCGCAGCAACAGCTCGCCACCGCCGGCCTCGACGTGCGCGACGGCATCGTCAAACTCATCAAGACCATCGCCGCCGACAACGCGCAACAGTGGGGCGAGTTCGAACTCAATGAAACTAAGGTCGGGCGGCTCGACCACAAGATCGCCAAGCTTGAGCTGCTCGAGCGCGTCCCCGGCGTCGAGTTCCTCCGTGCCAAAGCCACCGTCGCGCACTCCGGCGACGAAGGCATCGCCCTCGACGAGGCCGCGCCCTTCGGCGTCATCGGCTGCATCACCCCCGTCACCCACTCGATCCCCACCATGACCGCCAACGCGATCAACATGATCGCCTCGGGCAACGCCATGGTCGTCAACCCGCACCCCTCGGGCACGAAGTCGGCCGTGCTCGCGGCAAAAACCTACAACGCCGCCATCCGCAAGCAGTTCGGCATCGGCCCGCTGTGCTGCGTCATCGAGCCGCCCTCGCTCGATTCGGCAAAAGCCATCTTCGCCCACCGCGGCATCCCGCTGCTCGTCGTCACGGGCGGCCCGGCCGTCGCACGGGTCGCGCTCAAGCAGCCCAAACGCGCCATCGTCGCGGGCCCCGGCAACCCGCCGGTCGTCATCGACGAAACCGCCGACCTCGACAACGCCGCAAAGTCGATCATCGCGGGCGGCGCGTTTGACAATAACCTGCTGTGCATCGGTGAAAAAGAGTGCTTTGTCGTTGATAGCGTGTTCGACAAGATGATGGACGCGATGTCGCGCGCCGGGGCCGCCCGGCTCAACGACGCCCAGGTCGTCCGGCTCACCGACGCCGCGATGGACTGGAAGAAAGACCACCACGTCGTCAACGCCGAGTTCATCGGCAAGGACGCGCCCGTCCTCGCCGACGCCGCGGGGCTCAGCGTCGGCAACGACGTCGACCTGCTCTTCGGCGAGACCGACGAAACCAACCCGTTCGTGCCCGTCGAGCAGATGATGCCCTTCGTGCCTTTCGTGCGCTGCCGCGACTTTGACGCCGCACTCAAGCTCGCGCTCAAGCACGAGCACGGCTTTGGCCACACCGCCATCATCCACTCCAACCACCTCGAGCACATCACCCGCATGGGCCGCGAGATGAACACCACCATCTTCGTCGCCAACGGCCCGTGTACCGCCGGGCTGGGCTCGGGCGGCGAGGGCTACGCCAGCTACTCCATCGCTACGCCCACGGGCGAGGGCATCACCACCCCCCTGACCTTCACACGCTTCCGGCGAAACACCATCGCCGGTTCGCTCCGGATAGTTTGAACCCATCACAGGCAGGATGCCTGTACCACCTTGAACCGACCATGCTCCAAGCCACCGTCATCGGCCGCGCCACCTCGACCCGCAAGCACAAATCGCTTGCCGGGCAGCGGCTGCTCGTCTGCCAGCCGCTCAAGGTGGACGGCAGCGCGGACGGCGATGTCTTCCTCGCGCTCGACCGACACGGCGCAGCACAGGGCGACCGCGTGCTGCTCTCCAGCGACGGCCGGGGGCTCCGCGAACTACTGGGTAAGCAAAACACGCCCGCCCGCTGGTGGACGCTCGGCATCGTCGACGAAGGCCAGCCCTACGGCCCAACCCCGGAACTTCTCGCTGCGCAGTCGACTGCCGAAGGGAGGGCGTGATATGCGCATCGCCCGCGTGAAAGGCACCGTGATACTTGTGCCGCGCCTACCTGAACTGAAGGACGGCCGACTCGTCATCGTCGAAACCCTCGACGGCCAAGCGCTCGCGGGCCACGCCGACACTGCGCCGCGCGCGACGCCGATGCCGCAGGCGCTCGTGGTCTACGACGAGCTCGGCGCAGCCGAGGGCCAGCTCATCGCGCTCAGCGAGGGCGGCGAAGCGACCCAGCCCTTC
The sequence above is a segment of the Phycisphaeraceae bacterium D3-23 genome. Coding sequences within it:
- a CDS encoding EutN/CcmL family microcompartment protein, which gives rise to MFIGRVQGHIVSSAKDEQIVGHKLLMIEPLKIGYSAPGNEGTASGFEPTGRAIVALDKVGAGEGQLVLITQGSSARMAKGCGDAPIDAVVVGIVDSAVADGKQLA
- a CDS encoding aldehyde dehydrogenase EutE, whose product is MSATDTKLIHDVVTEVLSRLNAGGAPAATKPATSFGSGASGTDGIFADVDQAVQAASDAQQQLATAGLDVRDGIVKLIKTIAADNAQQWGEFELNETKVGRLDHKIAKLELLERVPGVEFLRAKATVAHSGDEGIALDEAAPFGVIGCITPVTHSIPTMTANAINMIASGNAMVVNPHPSGTKSAVLAAKTYNAAIRKQFGIGPLCCVIEPPSLDSAKAIFAHRGIPLLVVTGGPAVARVALKQPKRAIVAGPGNPPVVIDETADLDNAAKSIIAGGAFDNNLLCIGEKECFVVDSVFDKMMDAMSRAGAARLNDAQVVRLTDAAMDWKKDHHVVNAEFIGKDAPVLADAAGLSVGNDVDLLFGETDETNPFVPVEQMMPFVPFVRCRDFDAALKLALKHEHGFGHTAIIHSNHLEHITRMGREMNTTIFVANGPCTAGLGSGGEGYASYSIATPTGEGITTPLTFTRFRRNTIAGSLRIV
- a CDS encoding BMC domain-containing protein, translating into MSAIGMIETRGHVGVVEATDAMLKAASVELVRTIPIGGGLITVVVKGDVGSVKAAIDAGAEAAGRVGELVAAHLIPRPHESLLATFS
- a CDS encoding BMC domain-containing protein, producing the protein MKQALGMIETKGVVAMIEACDAMLKTASVEMLGWDKAGAGLVTAFVGGDVAAVKAAIDAGADAGGRVGQVVSVQVIPRPHEDVAGMLPKPKKTG
- the pduL gene encoding phosphate propanoyltransferase codes for the protein MPPSTIQRDHIEQLVREALRSRLGAGDAGASQQAPASGGGPNPLVVNVSARHVHVTQADLEALFGPGAQLTKLKDLYQDGEFASEQQVNLIGPRNRMIPGIRILGPTRNYTQVELSYTDGIYMGIDLPLRISGNHEGTPGGVLVGPHGSVTLRQGVIRAERHVHMGPADLAHFGVKDGDQMKLRIEGPCGVTLDKLRVREHPKVKLEIHIDTDEGNACHLSSATHMELIK
- a CDS encoding M48 family metalloprotease, with product MAADFFEQQHVARKKTGRLVILLILAMVGIVVVTYPIIAIALMLLTGAGSDPQTAQGQAPQGLGFWNPEVFALVTIGTLAVTSLSSLYKISALKSGGGGMVASSLGGVPVDPDTRDPQARKLLNVVEEMAIASGIPVPPVYLLEQERGINAFAAGYKPDDAVIGVTRGAVEQLTRDELQGVIAHEFSHILNGDMRLNIRLMGIIFGILVLGVLGRLAMRAAFYSSVGRSKKNGQATIVIIVVGILLIIIGAIGVFFGKLIKAAVSRQREFLADASAVQFTRNPDGIGSALKTLAAHSYGAHIENPHAEESAHMFFGSAVSSWLGGAMATHPPLPDRIKRVDPSWDGTLPDLSKKRLRQQSKQDKRKAGQSADGIDLIPGTDGIPGMPGGMLGTVVTGAVIADAAGASGQRPPSAGAPAEGAALDSVGQLDDAHIAYARELIASIPGPLREAARQPYGARAVVFVVLLDGEEAVRNKQFAHLEQHAEGTIADLTRSLSAAAQQLPREARLSLVDLCVPALQQMSPKQYEVFKRNLDAMIEADERVDLFEWTLRRLLTRHLEAHLFRPSDPKVHYYAIKPVAEHCAVLLSTLARVGSKDEDEVCEAYTAGAGVLGLEGIDLMPRDCCRLSSVASGFDELTKLSPREKKKLLRSCAVVIAADGKITVSEGELMRAVADSLDCPMPPLLPGQKLI
- a CDS encoding acetate/propionate family kinase, with protein sequence MLIFVANLGSTSFKYKLYDMPSQRVLASGASDRIGEASGAWSVSGQGVDDSGEAEQRDHKASIELHLAKLVGHGVIDAPESIDAIGFKAVHGGPISGAVRVNDTVLDTMRSLYPLAPAHNPPYVEAMLSFREALPGAEQVAAFETGFHADIPLARQVYGVPYAWYNKHGVRRYGFHGASNAYVAGRVAELAPACKRIINLHLGGSCSVCAIQDGKSVAHSMGATPQTGVFHANRAGEFDPFAVLALRDAGLDDDAIYKGLGKQGGLLGISGVGADLRDIRAAAEQGSTRAQLAIDAFVESCRHYLGAYLAVLGGVDAVTFTAGIGQYEPTIRAAICANLDFAGIALDPQRNADATGKTDQRLDDPASDGAQVWVVPTNEELVVARQTADVLNQVTV
- a CDS encoding BMC domain-containing protein, which gives rise to MAIQALGLIETKGIVAAVVATDAALKAADVKYVKQDKVGSGFVAVTLSGDVASVQAAVDAGANAAGQVGEVVSVHVIPRPQEGVASV
- a CDS encoding EutN/CcmL family microcompartment protein, with protein sequence MLQATVIGRATSTRKHKSLAGQRLLVCQPLKVDGSADGDVFLALDRHGAAQGDRVLLSSDGRGLRELLGKQNTPARWWTLGIVDEGQPYGPTPELLAAQSTAEGRA